Genomic segment of Syntrophorhabdaceae bacterium:
TAGTTCTCGTTCACAATGATGGACCCATACTGCATGCCTCTTTTTTTCTTTATGGACTTCATTGCAGTCGTGTTCACGTAGGTCGTAAGGAAGGCGCCGTCAGGCTGAGTACCGGGGTACAACGGGCCTTTGCCCGGCCAGCGCTTCCAGTTCCTGTAGAGACGGTCCTTCATGATCTGATTCAAGAGTTCCTGTCTGTCCGTATTGAGCATGGGTGCCGCACCATCTTGTATCTCAGATTCCTCGGGCTTGGTCTTATCCTCAGCGTGAACAAGGACCGGGACACACAGGATAAAGACAAAGATAATCCCCAACAGAATCGCGATCCTCTCTCTCAGAGACCGTTTCCTCTCGTATGGGCGGGGGTAACTACCCATCCGATTGCGTCTTTCCCCTCGATGCCGTGCTTCTTCACCACTCATCATACTCATTTGCAGGAATTCCCAGACCCGGTGCCGGGGCTATATCATTAAAGGCGGAAACGCACCCAGGTACACGGGGACGAAAATGTATTACTCCTGAGTGCGTTTCCATGGGCGGCACCAGCGCCCTACATTCGGTTTCAAGAAATCATTTTCCAGCCTTAGCGATCAAAGATCCCACTGCTCGCCGGTTTTGCCCTGGCTATTTGCCCTGCCGGAGTTGCTACAACCACTTCCGCAGTCTTCTTGCCTTCTTTCTCTACATAACTCACAAGTGCCCTGTCTCCAGGTTTGATGTCCTGAAGCTCAACATGACGGACGAGCTTTGCGTGACCGGTATTAAAGGTCTCCTCGCCTCTCGAATTTCTTAGGACAATGGTTTGTGAGGAGGCATCAACCGCCACTACCTTTCCGGAAAACCGTTTCGTTTCTGGTTTCTGGTTTGCATTCCCTTGAGTCCAGAGCGGGTCGCCTTGTTGTTCCCTATTTACGTCCATAGGGGGCAATGTCTGTGCGAAAGTATTCCCAATACATGCAAGACCTATCAGCATGATACCGAATGCCATAATCCTTTTTCGCATGACTCTTTTGCCCTGTCCCGCCGAACGTGCTATTTCGGTCACTGAAGCGGCGTAAAATGTGCCCGTCTGTTCCTGGCCCAGCATGCTTCATCGTGCTCCTGGCAGATCGGCTTCTCCTTGCCGTAGCTTACGGTCTCGAGCAATCTTGAGTTGATACCCAGGTTCATGAGGAAATTCTTTGTGGCATCAGCCCGCCTCTGGCCCAAGGCCAGGTTGTACTCAACCGTGCCTCTTTCGTCGCAGTTGCCCTCGATTCTGACTTTCTTCCCAGCGTTATTTTTGAACCAGCCTGTATCATCTTTAAGGATTAATGCGTCTTTCTCTCTGATGTTGGACTTGTCGAAATCAAAATTGATGTCCTTCAGCATAACAACAGATGCGGGTGCCATGCCCTGCGCACCGGGCTGAGAACCTGCTGTCACCGGCATTTGGGCCTTTGCCTCAGGGGATGTGACTGTGGCCCGAGGGCCTGTGGGTGGAGATTTTTCTCCTCTCATTTGCTGCTGGAAGCATCCGCAACCACCGAGGACAAGACCAACCAAAAGAACCAATAGAACAAGAATAAGTGAAAGATGCAGTTTGAATTTCATGTATTGCCTCCTTTTTGAAGTTTTATAGGATCATTTTGTTCATCCTTGCAGCGTGAGGACAAGATCTGTACACATTTCATATTTCAGCCCCTATCTCCTCCCGATAAAATTCATCACTCGTGAGGCCCACTTGTGAAGAAAGCCCCCTGATTCTGGCCCCGCCTGCATACCTCAGAACACGTGCAGGCGCCAAGGAGGAGAACCACTAATGTGACCAGAAGAAGTAATTTACACAATTTACGCTTCACGTACTGCCCCCTTGTCAGCGTCGCATGAAATGTCGTGATACGTCGGCGTCATCCGGGCCAGAGTCTGGGAGCATTTTATTTTTTGCTGACCTCCTTTGCGTAGAGGTTGTCCGACTTGAGATAACGGACCGTGACGGTATCACCCAGCTTGATGTCATTGATTGGGGCAGGTTTCCCTTTAATCATTATCTTCGTATCTTTGTCCACGATGGTTCCCACGTCCATCGTCTCACTCCCTATTTTGGCAGTGATGGTGATGGCCTTTCCCTGGGGGTCGACGGAGATGACCTTGCCTGTTGCCGTTTCCATTCTGGCTTTCTCGTCCGCAACTGCCATGTTAAACAGCAGAAAATATCCGATTAAGAGTGCAAGAACGGTAATAATTGATCTATTCATTTGATACCTCCTTTCTTCGGCTTTTTCGGTTTAGTGCGCTTTCTTTGAGACACGTCCGATTCCTGATCGAAAAAAAAGGTCACTTTTAGATCTTGGGCCTCCATGACTTCTACGAGTTTCCGGACAGAGCGATAGATGATGTTCAGCTCTGCTTCTTTGAGTTTTCCAAGACCATGGACCATCTTACCCTGGGCGGGATTGGGGGTCTTTTTCACCAGCGATTCGCCTGCCGGGGTCAGCCGAACGTTCACAACCCTGCGATCCGTCTTATCCCTGTCTCTCACTACATAGCCTTTGCCTTCCAGCCGATCGATCACTCCGGTGACGGTGCTCGGATCCAGGTACATCTCTTTGCTCAGTTCGCCTAAGGGCAGGCTTTTCTTCCGAGCGATAGTCTTTAATGCCCACAGCTGAGGACCCGTTATTCCGAACTTGCTGTATACCTCGTGGGAATAATCCTGGATGGCTTTGAATATGCGGCGCAGGGACTGCATCGTCTCGGATATCGCTATGTCTGAACTAACGTCATCGGTCACAATCCTACCTCTATCTTCTTAGTTTGTATACACATCATTTGTATACAAACAATATATAAGACTACCAGAAATTGTTGTCAAGAAAAAAATTAGAGAATTCTGCCGATCATGACCCGAGGTTTGTGTAAGCCCATGCCTTGAGATCGGTATTAAAGGAGAGGTACGGACAGATAGCTTTTGACAACTACGAGAATGGGGAAGAAGAGGATAATAGCCAATACCTACTTGACTATGAATGTAAACTTTGTGCTTGCCAGACTGCGCTGGTGCTTTACCTTAATCTCTACGGTCCATTCACCTGCCATCGATAAATCCATCTGCGCTTGGTAATGATCGCCGACGGGCTGTGCTGTCGCAGTATATTCCATCATTGGGGGCTTTCCAGGGAACGAGGGCATAAAATAGTGCACCTGGACTTGGGCCCCGGTAACGGGCTTCGAAGCCTTATCCTTCATCATTATTGTAAGATTATTAGACCCTCTTGCAGGCGGATTTTTATCAATTTTTGCCTCTAAAGTATACCCCCCTGCTTTTCCTTTTACCTCATACTCACCCGAATAAGCCAGAAGCGGCCACATTATTATGAATGCAAGAAGAACGAAAAGCGTTCTTTTCATATTGCTTTACCTCCTCAACGAATGCTATTCATGTGGGAAACGTAAGCACATGATTTGTTGAGGTCAAGATAAGGATGAAAACCTTCGCCCATCTCACGTAATGATTCTCTTGAGAACAATTCTGTATGATTGACTCGCCGGTGAAGGAGATAACTGACATGCATGTGTTCGCGGGATTTCCCTCTTGCAATGGTAAGAAAACGGTTGTATTTTGTAGGAAAATATTGCGCTATTTGACTCAGGTCAACGTGATCGCTTTCATAAAACACGCCATCTGGTATCACGATTACGGCCATTTGAGGAGGAAACATGACACTCAAGACAAAACTCGCCTCTGGTTTGGGATTCTTATTCGCCATTATCTTCGCTCTCTGCTGTTTTTGCTCTTACTACGTTGGGACGTTAGGCCAGGAATCCGGTAGAATTCTCAAAGATAACTATGATTCGCTCGTCTATGCCAGAAATATGGTTGCCGGCCTCGATGATATGGGGACTTCCATCGCCAATTCAGTCTTTAACGCCGGTCGTGATAGAAAGATGTCGGAATACTACGCAGGCCGTTTCGAGTCGGGAAGAAAACTGTTTGAAGCGAACATAGAAAAGGAAAAACATAATATAACCGAGATACACGAGAAGGAAGATGTCGAAGAGCTGACCCAAAATTATGATTCCTACCTGAAACTGTGTTTGCAGTTAAAGAGCGGGTCAGCCGCAAGTGCGACCTACTTCAGCGACTTCGTACCGGCATCACAAAGACTGAACCAATCCATCAACACGATCTATGACGTGAACATGCAGGCTGTCATACGTAAGAGCCAGTCAGTGCAGCACGACTCCGCCCGTTTCGTCTGGGCCATGGGCGCGATAGGATCGATCTGTCTGGTATTGGCGTTGGCATATTTCTGGTATTTCCCTGTGTACATTTCCACTACTCTCAGTTATCTCTCGAACAGAATGAGGGACTTACTGAAAAAGAGTGGAATCTCCTTCGACACCAAGACGAATGACGAGGCTTTTGTCATGCTAGAGGCCATACAGGTCCTTGAAACCAAACTAGGTGTAAAGACAGGGGATGCACCAACTGCAGGAAAGAAGACACAATGACCAGTATTGCGCTGACGGCTTTGTAGGCCGATCATTTGACACGCTTTTTGTTACAAACGGATGGGCTACTCCACTTTCCTGTCAATGGCCGGGTTGCTTCGTAAGAGGGCCAAACCTGCAATTGAAGATACCAGTGATGCCGCGAAGACTGCCATTTTTGAGGTTATTATCAGATGGTTATCTGTAAACGCCAGATTGGTTATAAAGATCGACATCGTAAATCCAACGCCACCTAAGATCCCTATTCCCCCAACATGCTTCCAATTAATATCCTGCGGAAGCCCACATAACCCGCTTTTTACCGCTATCATGCTGAAAAAGAGTATCCCTGCGGGTTTGCCAAGAACAAGTCCGGCGAACACACCTAGCGTATTATGAGTGATGAGTTTCGCATCCCACCCATGAGAAAATCCCATTGCGGTATTCACAAGAACAAAAATTGGGATCACGAGAAATGGTACCGGCCTATTCAGGAACCGCAGGACTCTCGTGGAGGGTGAAGATTTGTCCCCGTTTTGGAACGGAATAGCGAATGCCAACAGGACTCCCGTAATGGTGGGGTGTACCCCTGACTTGAGCATGAATAGCCACATGAGAATTCCTCCAACAAGGTAGGGGGCGATTTTATAAACCTTTAGCCGGTTCAGAATAAGCATGGTTGCGAACACGGCCAACCCTGCCGCCAAGAAAAGATATGAGAGATTGCGGGCATAAAAGAA
This window contains:
- a CDS encoding MarR family transcriptional regulator, which produces MTDDVSSDIAISETMQSLRRIFKAIQDYSHEVYSKFGITGPQLWALKTIARKKSLPLGELSKEMYLDPSTVTGVIDRLEGKGYVVRDRDKTDRRVVNVRLTPAGESLVKKTPNPAQGKMVHGLGKLKEAELNIIYRSVRKLVEVMEAQDLKVTFFFDQESDVSQRKRTKPKKPKKGGIK
- a CDS encoding FixH family protein; protein product: MKRTLFVLLAFIIMWPLLAYSGEYEVKGKAGGYTLEAKIDKNPPARGSNNLTIMMKDKASKPVTGAQVQVHYFMPSFPGKPPMMEYTATAQPVGDHYQAQMDLSMAGEWTVEIKVKHQRSLASTKFTFIVK
- the pal gene encoding peptidoglycan-associated lipoprotein Pal — encoded protein: MKFKLHLSLILVLLVLLVGLVLGGCGCFQQQMRGEKSPPTGPRATVTSPEAKAQMPVTAGSQPGAQGMAPASVVMLKDINFDFDKSNIREKDALILKDDTGWFKNNAGKKVRIEGNCDERGTVEYNLALGQRRADATKNFLMNLGINSRLLETVSYGKEKPICQEHDEACWARNRRAHFTPLQ
- a CDS encoding cytochrome P460 family protein: MGSYPRPYERKRSLRERIAILLGIIFVFILCVPVLVHAEDKTKPEESEIQDGAAPMLNTDRQELLNQIMKDRLYRNWKRWPGKGPLYPGTQPDGAFLTTYVNTTAMKSIKKKRGMQYGSIIVNENYGEDRKLIAITAMHKLNGFDPEGGDWYWVQYTPDTETEVWGKIDTCIRCHHRNRENDYIFSGEVVRGSLRKTSHEPRGNLNTDPATKRTGR
- the nhaA gene encoding Na+/H+ antiporter NhaA, producing the protein MSAERPRRIKITRFFLQFIADERTGGLFLLLAASVSIAIANSGFGPAYINFWHYRLDFSFVGLPLRYSIAEWINDGLMTVFFLLVGLEIERELYKGELSGTRNALLPVFAAIGGMILPACIHLTLNAGTPTQSGFGIPVATDIAFSLGVLSLLGRRVPVSLKVFLTALAIIDDLGAIIVIAFFYARNLSYLFLAAGLAVFATMLILNRLKVYKIAPYLVGGILMWLFMLKSGVHPTITGVLLAFAIPFQNGDKSSPSTRVLRFLNRPVPFLVIPIFVLVNTAMGFSHGWDAKLITHNTLGVFAGLVLGKPAGILFFSMIAVKSGLCGLPQDINWKHVGGIGILGGVGFTMSIFITNLAFTDNHLIITSKMAVFAASLVSSIAGLALLRSNPAIDRKVE